From the genome of Hymenobacter cellulosilyticus, one region includes:
- a CDS encoding DUF4113 domain-containing protein, producing MILDGLEPEVQTQLSLFEPAPVSEKRAKLMAELDALNRRFGKGTVKLASLVLPPGKVQAPWEGQAQWRTPQYTTGWKICCWWVEQLLSN from the coding sequence GTGATACTCGACGGCCTGGAGCCGGAAGTACAAACGCAACTCTCGCTGTTTGAACCTGCACCGGTTTCGGAGAAGCGCGCCAAGCTGATGGCCGAGTTGGACGCCCTGAACCGCCGCTTTGGCAAAGGCACGGTGAAGCTCGCCTCACTGGTGCTGCCGCCGGGCAAGGTGCAAGCGCCCTGGGAAGGGCAGGCGCAGTGGCGTACGCCGCAGTACACGACCGGCTGGAAGATTTGCTGCTGGTGGGTTGAACAGCTGTTGAGCAACTGA
- a CDS encoding pyruvate formate lyase family protein encodes MTGISTAADSLYVIRQLVFGTKEIRLDELVTCLATNWAPSCCRGKHEQPAFGLAVPKTRIDEIKTICRAQPSLATAIRRWMSWPGN; translated from the coding sequence ATGACGGGCATCAGCACCGCCGCCGATTCGCTCTACGTTATCCGGCAGCTGGTTTTCGGCACGAAGGAGATTCGGCTGGACGAACTTGTGACCTGCCTGGCCACCAACTGGGCACCGAGTTGCTGCCGCGGCAAGCACGAGCAGCCGGCCTTTGGCCTGGCCGTGCCCAAAACCCGGATTGACGAGATTAAAACCATCTGTCGGGCCCAACCAAGTTTGGCTACGGCCATCAGGAGGTGGATGAGTTGGCCTGGCAACTGA
- a CDS encoding pyruvate formate lyase family protein has protein sequence MEEFLAIMREHTLLSCHRYLNTLLATYGAKEAIAPPAALGLIDGCIQRGQDLVAGGANYRIFSP, from the coding sequence GTGGAGGAATTTCTGGCCATCATGCGCGAGCACACGCTGCTGAGCTGCCACCGCTACCTGAACACCCTGCTCGCCACATATGGCGCTAAGGAAGCCATTGCCCCTCCCGCTGCTCTCGGCCTGATTGACGGCTGCATCCAGCGCGGCCAGGACCTGGTGGCCGGCGGGGCCAATTACCGCATTTTCTCCCCCTGA
- a CDS encoding pyruvate formate lyase family protein: MDLRVHADTQRTFLNSPPGPCSAGSASVLLNDDRIITGLMNAGQHVPPLRTARNYACDGCYETMFAGETEFSFGFVPANAPLSLPSTAAPAWARPAHEPARRQKFLAQQARRRD, from the coding sequence CTGGACCTGCGGGTGCATGCCGATACCCAGAGGACATTCTTGAACTCGCCGCCCGGGCCTTGCTCAGCGGGGAGCGCATCCGTACTGCTCAACGACGACCGCATCATCACCGGCCTGATGAACGCCGGCCAGCACGTGCCGCCGCTGCGCACCGCCCGCAACTACGCCTGCGACGGCTGCTACGAAACCATGTTTGCCGGCGAAACCGAGTTCAGCTTTGGCTTTGTGCCGGCCAATGCCCCCTTGAGTTTACCCTCAACCGCGGCGCCGGCCTGGGCGCGGCCGGCCCATGAACCTGCGCGGCGACAAAAATTCCTGGCGCAGCAAGCCCGCCGCCGAGATTGA